Part of the Streptomyces sp. f51 genome is shown below.
CCCGCGGGGTCTGCCGGGGCTGCGGACCGCCGTCGCGGAACTCCTCGTGCGCCGCCGGGGCGTGGTCGCGGACCCGGAGCGCGTCATCGTGGTCTCCGGGGTGGCGCAGGCGATGACACTGCTCGGACTCGTGCTGCACGCGCGCGGGACGACCCGCGTGGGCGTCGAGGACCCGGGCAGTCCCGAACTCGGCTCGCTGTTCGCCTCGGCCGGCGTCGGCACCGTACCGCTGCCGCTCGACGACGACGGTCTCGCGACCGCCCCGCTCGAAGCCTCGGGGGTACGGGCCGTGGTGACGACGCCCGCCCACCAGTTCCCCACGGGGATCGCGTACTCGGCGCGGCGCCGGACCGAACTCCTCGACTGGGCGCGGTCCGTGGACGGTTTGCTGATCGAGGACGACTACGACGGCGACTTCCGCTACGACCGCGCCCCGGTGGGTGCCCTCCAGGGGCTCGACCCCGAACAGGTCGCCTACACGGGCTCGGTCAGCAAGTCGCTGGCCCCGGGACTCCGGCTCGGCTGGCTCCTCGTCCCCGCTTCCCACTTCGAGGAGGCCGTCGAGCGCAAACGCACCATGGATCTCGGCAACCCGGTCCTCGACCAGGCCCTCCTGGCCCGACTGGTGGAGCGCGGCGAGTACGACCGCCAACTGCGCCGCTGCCAGCGTGCCTACCGGGAGCGGCGTGACACGCTGGTCGCGGCCCTGGAGGAGCACTTTCCGGGGACGAAGGTGTCGGGGATCGCGGCCGGGCTGCATGTCGTCGCCACGCTGCCCGACCGCTACGGACCGCGGGACCGCTTCATGGAGCGGGTCACGGCGGCCGGGGTCGTGGTCCGGCCCTCGGCGCACTACGGAGCGACGGCGGCCGGCGGCGTACGGCTCGTGCTCGGGTACGCCCATCTGGCTCCCGCGCGGATACGGGACGGCGTGCGGCTGATGGCGGAGGCGGCGCACGGCGTGGACGCCCGGGGCGGGCCGACGGCGCGTTGAGGCGCCCCATGGCGAGGATCGCGCGCCTGTCGGACACCTCCCCTCGTCCCAGGAGGACGGGCGGGAATCGCCGCACGGGCCAGGGTTCCTCCGCGGCGACAGCCGGTTGTTCATCCATGGTTTGCGTGCGCGCTGCGGCGCGCCAGTAGTTGTGGCTCTGCACACTGGCCGAATCCGTATCCGGAGGCGTATCCATGGCGCACCGTCCGTTCAGCTCGTTCCCCGGCCGCCGCAGCGTGCTGCGCGGCTCCCTCGCCGCTTCGGCGGCCCTGGCCCTGCCCACCACGCTCGGCTCGGCGCCCGCGTTCGCCCTGTCCGGCCGGCCCCAGGCGGGCTGGGGCGTCCAGGCCGGAGACGTGACCGCCGAGTCGGGTCTGGTGTGGGTCCGCTCCGACCGGCCCGCCCGGATGATCGTCGAGACCTCGCCGACCGCGTCCTTCCGTGCCCCGCGCAGATGGCACGGCCCGCTCCTCGGCGCGGACACGGACTTCACGGGGACGACCCGGCTGCGCGGTCTGCCCGCGGGCGAACAGATCCACTACCGCGTCCTGCTCGCCGACCCCGACGACCCCCGGCGCACCGGCGAGCCGGTGGGCGGGACGTTCCGTACGGCTCCGCACGGGCGCCGGGGCGGCGTACGTTTCCTGTGGTCGGGCGACCTGGCGGGACAGGGCTGGGGCATCAACCCGGACATCGGCGGATACCGCATCTACGACGCGATGGCCCGGCTCGACCCCGATTTCTTCCTGTGCAGCGGCGACAACATCTACGCGGACGGACCGATCGCCGCGACGGCCGCGCTCCCCGACGGGAGCACCTGGCGGAACATCACGACCGAGGAGAAGTCCAAGGTCGCCGAGTCCCTGGCGGAGTTCCGCGGCAACTTCCGCTACAACCTGCTCGACGAGAACCTCAAACGGTTCAACGCCCAGGTGCCCTCCGTCATCCAGTGGGACGACCACGAGGTGCGCAACAACTGGTACCCGGGGGAGGTGGTCGCCACCACGGACACGCGGTACACGGAGAAGAGCGTGGACGTCCTGGCGGCCCGGGCCCGGCGCGCGTTCAGCGAGTACTTCCCGGTGTCGACGCTGCGGCCCGGCGACCAGGACGGACGGGTGCACCGGGTCGTGCGCCACGGTCCGCTCCTCGACCTGTTCGTCCTCGACATGCGCACCTACCGCGACGCCAACTCCCCCGACAACCAGACGACCGATCCGCAGGGCATCCTCGGCGCCGCGCAGCTGGAGTGGCTGAAGCGCGAGCTGTCCCGCTCACGGGCCGTGTGGAAGGTGATCGCCGCGGACATGCCGCTCGGCCTGGTCGTCCCGGACGCGACCGAGGGGCAGCCGAACTTCGAGGCCGTGGCCCAGGGCGAACCCGGTCGGCCGCTCGGACGTGAGCTCCAACTGGCCGAGCTGCTGCGGTTCATCAAGCACCGGCGGATCACGGGCACCGTGTGGCTCACCGCCGACGTGCACCACACCTCGGCGCAGCACTACCAGCCGTCGCGGGCCGCGTTCACGGACTTCGAGCCGTTCTGGGAGTTCGTGTCGGGGCCGCTCAACGCGGGAGCCTTCCCCGCCAGCGCGCTGGACGACACCTTCGGTCCGGAGCGGGTGTTCGTGAAGGCTCCCGTCGCCTCGAACGTCTCGCCCGCCGGCGGCTACCAGTTCTTCGGCGAGGTCGACATCGACGGCGATAGTGGGGAACTGACGGTGCGTCTGCGCGAACAGGACGGGAGCGTGCTGTTCACGCAGGTGCTCCAGCCGGGGCGCGTCGGCCAATAGGCCTGCGTCGTCGCAGGTCAGGGCGATTGTCAGTGGTCGCCTCTACGGTTTTTCCATGACGCGATCTTTGCAGGCCGTGGCCTACACCCGACCCTCCGCGCTGGAGTCCGTGCCCGGCGGCCGACGGCTGGGCCTGGAGACCTCCCGGGGCTCGACGCCCACCGGGATCCAGGACCATCCGCGGTTCTTCGCGGGCTTCCTGACGTCACCTCAGGTGGCGGCCGCGGGCCTGCTCGCGGTGGCCGACGTCGCGGCGGCGCGCTATTACCAGCCGCAGCTGCGGGCCTCGCTGGACCCGGTGGTCACGGGCAACGGTGACCGGCTGCGGTTCGAGTCCTTCTCGGGCTGCGGCGGGGTGTACGCGCGTCTGGACGTGCTGTCCCCGGGCCTCGACGGCGACGAGATCGGTCACGGCACGACGAACGTCGACGTCAACAACCCTTTGCGCGAAGCCCTTTCCCGCATGGGGACGGACGATCCGCTGCATCTGCGGGTCGGTCCCGACGAGATGGCTGTGACCACCCTGGACGGACCGGTGGTGGAGAAGAAGGTGCCGCTTCCCGACCGCTGGCTGCGGGGATTCGCCGAGGCCCAGGTGACGGCGGCCGGGTTCGACCTGCGGGCGGAGCTGCCCGCGGCCGAGGCCGTCCGTTTCCTGCGCTCGCTCCCGCGCGGCACGGCGCGCGGCCGGGCCGGCGGCGTCCAGTGGGTGGTGCCCGCGGGGCGGGGACTGCGTCCGACGACCCGGCCCGTCCCGGGAGCCGTCTGCCTGCCGGGACCCGACCGCCTGATCGCGCTCCAGCGGGTGCTGCGCCATGCCACGGCCCTGCGGGTGTACGGCCCGCCGGTCAACGGCGACGCGGCGCTGGCCGGCGCCTGGGAGGCCGTCCTCCCCGGGATGCGTCTGACGCTCACGCTGTCGCCTGACGCCTCCCGTGGCTTCTCCGGGGAGGGCGGGGTGCTGGACGCCCTCGCCACCGACGAGGCCGCCGATGACGCGGAACTGATCGCGGTGCTGCTGGCCTGGGAGCCGCGCGTCGACGTGGGCGACCTGGCCGCCGCGTCCGGACTCCCGGCCGAGCGGGTGCGGGCCGCCCTGGTCCGTCTCGGCACCTCGGGCCGGGTCGGCTACGACACCGCGGAGGCCGCGTACTTCCACCGCGAACTGCCCTACGACGCGGGGCGGGCCGAGCGGCACAATCCGCGCCTGCGGTCGGCCCTCGCGCTGGTGTCGGCGGGCGCGGTCGCGCTGGACGGAGCCATCGGCACGGTGACGGCGGACGACGGTCATGTGCACCGGGTCCGCGACGACCGGGGGACGCTGAGCT
Proteins encoded:
- a CDS encoding PLP-dependent aminotransferase family protein — protein: MTSSGTNRAAPPPAAPQGPASSSAAWELLLPAAAAAPRARGRTLQAALREAVRSGRLAPGTRLPSSRELAGDLGVSRGLVTEAYEQLTAEGYLRSDRGAGTWVGGAVRAVGPRARDRAPRPAGVRADFVPGTPDLSLFPRSAWAAAHRGVLAELPHHALGYPDPRGLPGLRTAVAELLVRRRGVVADPERVIVVSGVAQAMTLLGLVLHARGTTRVGVEDPGSPELGSLFASAGVGTVPLPLDDDGLATAPLEASGVRAVVTTPAHQFPTGIAYSARRRTELLDWARSVDGLLIEDDYDGDFRYDRAPVGALQGLDPEQVAYTGSVSKSLAPGLRLGWLLVPASHFEEAVERKRTMDLGNPVLDQALLARLVERGEYDRQLRRCQRAYRERRDTLVAALEEHFPGTKVSGIAAGLHVVATLPDRYGPRDRFMERVTAAGVVVRPSAHYGATAAGGVRLVLGYAHLAPARIRDGVRLMAEAAHGVDARGGPTAR
- a CDS encoding alkaline phosphatase D family protein, translating into MAHRPFSSFPGRRSVLRGSLAASAALALPTTLGSAPAFALSGRPQAGWGVQAGDVTAESGLVWVRSDRPARMIVETSPTASFRAPRRWHGPLLGADTDFTGTTRLRGLPAGEQIHYRVLLADPDDPRRTGEPVGGTFRTAPHGRRGGVRFLWSGDLAGQGWGINPDIGGYRIYDAMARLDPDFFLCSGDNIYADGPIAATAALPDGSTWRNITTEEKSKVAESLAEFRGNFRYNLLDENLKRFNAQVPSVIQWDDHEVRNNWYPGEVVATTDTRYTEKSVDVLAARARRAFSEYFPVSTLRPGDQDGRVHRVVRHGPLLDLFVLDMRTYRDANSPDNQTTDPQGILGAAQLEWLKRELSRSRAVWKVIAADMPLGLVVPDATEGQPNFEAVAQGEPGRPLGRELQLAELLRFIKHRRITGTVWLTADVHHTSAQHYQPSRAAFTDFEPFWEFVSGPLNAGAFPASALDDTFGPERVFVKAPVASNVSPAGGYQFFGEVDIDGDSGELTVRLREQDGSVLFTQVLQPGRVGQ
- a CDS encoding SWIM zinc finger family protein, whose protein sequence is MTRSLQAVAYTRPSALESVPGGRRLGLETSRGSTPTGIQDHPRFFAGFLTSPQVAAAGLLAVADVAAARYYQPQLRASLDPVVTGNGDRLRFESFSGCGGVYARLDVLSPGLDGDEIGHGTTNVDVNNPLREALSRMGTDDPLHLRVGPDEMAVTTLDGPVVEKKVPLPDRWLRGFAEAQVTAAGFDLRAELPAAEAVRFLRSLPRGTARGRAGGVQWVVPAGRGLRPTTRPVPGAVCLPGPDRLIALQRVLRHATALRVYGPPVNGDAALAGAWEAVLPGMRLTLTLSPDASRGFSGEGGVLDALATDEAADDAELIAVLLAWEPRVDVGDLAAASGLPAERVRAALVRLGTSGRVGYDTAEAAYFHRELPYDAGRAERHNPRLRSALALVSAGAVALDGAIGTVTADDGHVHRVRDDRGTLSCSCLWWAKYRGGRGPCKHALAVRMVRRGAARSEHGDGPAPAADRASTPAAARAVATVAAAGRIDETTEVPVDGGDER